The following are from one region of the Stanieria cyanosphaera PCC 7437 genome:
- a CDS encoding AraC family transcriptional regulator, with amino-acid sequence MVVKEPITIDFSQDRTQTIAALKQVLPQSSLLSSYDTDWDGIYCFYDNYANPGKSREAVSPQYNLLIFTENPKPIDAIRKLDGTLKKEAVKPGDVVIIPSGVSHQAEWFDPGGFIILGFESKVLNYTLFETIDPDQVEIVPNFAQPDPLIYQLGLKLKTELESGGLGSRLYADAIASLLSVHLLKHYSNQIPQIKHYSDGLPQYKLKQVCEYIDANLNRSLGLNELAQLVQMSPSYFSRLFKQSTGYAPHQYLIRCRVKRAKELLSQKKFTIAEISYQVGFANQGHLNYHFKRITGITPKAMQTQMSKKLVIPHSI; translated from the coding sequence ATGGTTGTGAAAGAACCGATCACAATAGATTTTTCTCAAGATCGAACCCAAACGATCGCAGCACTTAAACAAGTTTTACCTCAATCATCTCTGCTTTCGAGTTACGATACTGATTGGGATGGAATTTACTGTTTTTATGACAACTATGCAAATCCTGGAAAAAGTCGAGAAGCTGTTAGTCCTCAATATAATCTTCTGATTTTTACTGAAAATCCCAAACCTATCGATGCAATTCGCAAATTAGATGGAACTCTCAAAAAAGAAGCAGTCAAACCTGGAGACGTAGTTATAATTCCCTCTGGGGTTAGCCATCAAGCTGAGTGGTTTGATCCTGGTGGTTTTATTATATTGGGTTTTGAATCAAAAGTCTTAAATTACACGTTGTTTGAAACAATTGATCCAGACCAAGTAGAAATTGTACCTAATTTTGCTCAACCAGATCCTTTAATTTATCAATTAGGATTAAAACTTAAAACTGAATTAGAATCTGGTGGTTTGGGTAGTCGTCTTTATGCAGATGCGATCGCAAGTTTATTGTCAGTACATCTATTAAAACATTACTCAAATCAAATACCTCAAATCAAACATTATAGCGATGGTTTACCTCAATATAAACTTAAACAAGTCTGCGAATATATTGATGCTAATTTAAATCGCTCTTTAGGATTAAATGAACTGGCACAATTAGTACAAATGAGTCCTAGTTATTTTTCCCGTTTATTTAAACAATCTACAGGTTATGCACCTCATCAATATTTAATTCGTTGTCGAGTCAAACGCGCTAAAGAATTATTAAGTCAAAAAAAATTTACTATTGCTGAAATATCTTATCAAGTTGGTTTTGCTAATCAAGGACATCTTAATTATCACTTCAAAAGAATTACAGGAATAACTCCTAAAGCAATGCAGACACAAATGTCTAAAAAATTAGTTATCCCTCATTCTATCTAA
- a CDS encoding sensor histidine kinase codes for MNKLSLGARLFLSHLIVMIVGLASFVLIAKVSSPRMFIVRLEQLEKRGIFTVHSARTYLVENFHNAWNRGAFWSLIVGGSTAGGLSYLASKRIMRPLKQMKDITYNFAAGNLDQRMPESEIPELNQLGVSFNSMASSIEDVEKRRRELISDLTHELRTPLTVVRGYLEELADGRVEPSPEIYSRLVRETRRLERLIHDLQELSKAEAGYLSINAKKINIRPLIVSLVGRFADQLLEEGPVLKLDCPAELPPVLADLDRTEQILVNLLGNAIRYTEQGSITVKAWKDNRQLWIAIIDTGVGIAQEDLPFVFERFWRADRSRASYSGGTGIGLAITRRLVELQGGKIEVESEVGQGSTFRFCLPIA; via the coding sequence ATGAACAAACTAAGCTTAGGAGCGCGCTTATTTTTGTCCCATTTAATCGTAATGATTGTGGGTTTAGCTAGCTTTGTTCTCATTGCTAAGGTTTCTTCACCCAGAATGTTTATTGTACGTCTCGAACAACTTGAAAAAAGAGGCATTTTTACTGTACATTCGGCCCGCACTTATTTAGTAGAAAACTTTCATAATGCTTGGAATCGTGGTGCGTTTTGGTCATTAATTGTTGGGGGTTCTACTGCTGGAGGATTAAGTTATTTAGCCTCCAAAAGGATTATGCGCCCTCTCAAACAGATGAAAGATATTACTTACAACTTTGCAGCAGGAAACCTCGATCAAAGAATGCCAGAAAGTGAAATTCCAGAGTTAAATCAACTTGGAGTTAGTTTCAATTCTATGGCTAGCAGCATCGAAGATGTAGAAAAACGTCGACGGGAACTGATTAGTGATTTGACTCATGAATTACGTACCCCTCTAACAGTAGTACGGGGCTATCTAGAAGAATTAGCCGATGGAAGAGTTGAACCATCACCAGAAATTTATTCACGTTTAGTTAGAGAAACTAGAAGATTAGAGCGATTAATCCACGATTTACAAGAACTTTCTAAAGCAGAGGCTGGTTATCTATCAATTAACGCCAAAAAAATTAATATACGTCCTTTAATAGTATCTTTGGTAGGTCGATTTGCCGATCAACTCTTAGAAGAAGGACCTGTTCTCAAATTGGATTGTCCAGCCGAATTACCACCAGTTTTAGCAGATCTTGACCGAACTGAACAAATTTTAGTTAATTTACTTGGTAATGCAATTAGATATACTGAACAAGGATCGATAACGGTCAAAGCTTGGAAAGATAATCGTCAACTTTGGATTGCGATAATTGATACAGGCGTTGGTATTGCTCAAGAAGATTTGCCCTTTGTTTTTGAACGTTTTTGGCGTGCCGATCGCTCTCGTGCTAGTTATTCTGGTGGCACAGGGATTGGACTGGCTATTACTCGTCGTTTAGTAGAGTTACAAGGTGGCAAAATTGAGGTAGAAAGTGAAGTGGGGCAAGGAAGTACTTTTCGTTTTTGTCTTCCCATTGCCTAG
- a CDS encoding class I SAM-dependent methyltransferase: MTTITEFNPTKAEAFVEGLLNILNSGAISLMISIGHRTGLFDTMAQLPPSTSEEIAQAAGLEERYVREWLGAMVTSRFVDYNKSDRIYYFPPEHAAFLTRKATPDNIAIVSQFIAQLGSVEDQIVDCFYQGGGVPYSAFKRFHEIMAEESEQTIVSALTESVLPLVPGLIEALEKGIEVLDVGCGRGKALNRMAKLFPNSKFKGYDFSSEAIANAQLEASQLGLNNIQFEVKDATIFEEVEKYDLITTFDAVHDQARPDLVLKNIYQALRPDGVYLMQDIRAKSDVSGNLDHPLAPWLYTISCMHCMTVSLAVGGMGLGTMWGEETTLTMLEEAGFSSVEIHQLDHDIINNFYIIKKD, translated from the coding sequence ATGACAACTATTACAGAATTCAATCCCACTAAAGCAGAAGCTTTTGTTGAAGGTTTGCTGAATATCCTCAACAGTGGTGCAATTTCTTTAATGATTTCTATCGGTCATCGGACAGGTTTATTTGATACGATGGCACAACTACCCCCTTCAACTAGCGAAGAAATTGCCCAAGCAGCAGGTTTGGAAGAACGTTATGTTAGAGAGTGGTTAGGTGCAATGGTTACAAGTCGTTTTGTCGATTATAACAAAAGCGATCGCATTTATTATTTCCCTCCAGAACACGCAGCCTTTTTGACAAGAAAAGCTACTCCCGACAACATTGCTATTGTTTCTCAGTTTATTGCTCAACTTGGCAGTGTAGAAGATCAAATTGTTGATTGTTTTTATCAAGGTGGAGGCGTACCCTATTCTGCTTTCAAGCGTTTTCATGAGATTATGGCAGAAGAGAGTGAGCAAACTATCGTTTCAGCCTTAACTGAGTCTGTTTTACCATTAGTACCTGGACTAATTGAAGCTTTAGAAAAGGGTATCGAAGTATTAGATGTAGGTTGTGGTAGAGGAAAAGCACTCAATAGAATGGCAAAACTTTTTCCCAACAGTAAATTTAAAGGCTATGATTTTTCTTCAGAAGCGATCGCAAATGCTCAACTAGAAGCCTCACAGTTAGGATTAAATAATATTCAGTTTGAAGTTAAAGACGCTACAATTTTTGAGGAAGTAGAAAAATACGATTTGATTACTACCTTTGATGCTGTTCACGATCAAGCTAGACCAGATTTGGTACTAAAAAATATTTATCAAGCACTACGTCCTGATGGAGTTTATTTGATGCAAGATATTCGTGCAAAAAGTGATGTAAGCGGTAATCTTGATCATCCTTTAGCTCCTTGGTTATATACAATTTCTTGTATGCATTGTATGACTGTATCTTTAGCTGTAGGTGGCATGGGTTTAGGAACAATGTGGGGTGAAGAAACAACTTTGACAATGTTAGAAGAAGCTGGGTTTAGTAGTGTAGAAATTCACCAACTCGATCACGATATTATCAACAATTTTTATATCATCAAAAAAGATTAA